The Williamsia sp. DF01-3 genome has a window encoding:
- a CDS encoding glycerate kinase: MRVLVAPDSFKGSLGAVDVAHALSRGWARARPGDELVLMPQADGGEGTLAVIAQAIGDATWSAHDTATGPHGRPVSARWLNMPDGRAVVELAESSGIAYLDRLDPLGATSRGLGEVIRRTDCSRLTVALGGSASTDGGLGALRALGLEVFDREGRPVPEGGAGLLVAERVDTSSLLSPPADVELLADTSAVLFGPAGAASVFGPQKGADAQIVEELDRGLRRWVDLLADAGLAADPSMPGMGAAGGVAFGLAAAWRARITPGAARVCGLTGLTSAAPKADLIITGEGRFDHTSLTGKIVGHIVSLAAESHVSVVVVAGQVDAGMDVPTYSLTEMAGSTTQAMKAPSYWLTEIGRRAAQRADELVHQA; the protein is encoded by the coding sequence ATGAGAGTTCTGGTCGCGCCCGACTCGTTCAAGGGATCGCTTGGCGCGGTGGACGTCGCGCACGCCTTGAGCAGAGGCTGGGCCCGGGCACGCCCGGGTGACGAACTCGTCCTCATGCCACAGGCTGACGGCGGTGAGGGAACGCTGGCGGTGATTGCCCAGGCGATCGGAGATGCCACGTGGTCCGCCCACGACACCGCAACCGGTCCCCACGGGCGTCCGGTGTCAGCCCGCTGGCTGAACATGCCTGACGGTCGCGCTGTGGTGGAGCTCGCCGAGTCGTCGGGAATCGCCTACCTCGATCGGCTCGACCCACTCGGCGCGACGTCTCGCGGACTCGGCGAGGTGATCCGACGCACCGACTGTTCGAGACTGACTGTGGCGCTGGGCGGCTCCGCCTCGACGGACGGAGGATTGGGTGCTCTACGTGCGCTTGGCCTCGAAGTCTTCGACCGGGAAGGCAGGCCGGTTCCCGAAGGCGGGGCGGGTCTCCTCGTCGCCGAGCGTGTCGACACGTCCTCGTTACTCAGTCCACCGGCCGACGTCGAGCTGCTTGCCGACACCTCCGCCGTGCTGTTCGGTCCGGCGGGAGCGGCGAGCGTGTTCGGGCCACAGAAAGGCGCCGATGCACAGATCGTTGAAGAGCTGGACAGGGGACTGCGTCGATGGGTGGATCTGTTGGCCGACGCCGGTCTCGCTGCCGATCCCTCGATGCCCGGAATGGGCGCGGCGGGTGGCGTCGCATTCGGCCTGGCGGCGGCGTGGCGAGCACGGATCACCCCAGGTGCAGCGCGGGTGTGCGGCCTGACCGGTCTCACGTCGGCCGCGCCGAAAGCGGATCTGATCATCACCGGCGAGGGCAGGTTCGACCACACATCGCTGACCGGCAAGATCGTTGGGCACATCGTCTCCCTCGCCGCTGAAAGCCACGTCTCGGTGGTAGTGGTTGCCGGCCAGGTCGACGCGGGCATGGACGTGCCGACCTATTCGCTGACGGAAATGGCAGGGTCCACAACGCAAGCGATGAAGGCCCCGTCGTACTGGCTGACCGAGATCGGCCGACGAGCAGCTCAACGCGCAGACGAACTCGTGCACCAGGCGTGA
- a CDS encoding ABC transporter permease, which produces MTTLTGTHTASPLRGFSTTYIRLDLRRVLRNRRAMIFTLAIPTLMYVIFGATTDYGSDRIGSADTAAYVMVHMGIYGAILATTTTAASVASEQQAGWTRTLRMTPLTPLGYVMSKVTVALAVAAMPLVLLSAVGLATGASAPAGQWVLCVVLGWLGSGVFAAFGLAVGSALRSDGATQVLGGVLTLLAFAGNLFVPLKGAMLTFSMFTPMFGVSTLAGYPMTGGDTAYGEHISLWVCVLNVVVWAAVFGLAAVRCYRRSTARR; this is translated from the coding sequence GTGACCACCCTGACCGGCACTCACACCGCGTCGCCCCTCCGGGGCTTTTCGACCACGTACATACGCCTCGACCTGCGGCGGGTGCTGCGCAACCGGCGGGCGATGATCTTCACCCTGGCCATCCCGACGCTGATGTACGTGATCTTCGGAGCCACCACCGACTACGGCAGCGACCGGATCGGCAGTGCCGACACCGCGGCCTACGTCATGGTGCACATGGGAATCTATGGCGCGATCCTCGCGACAACCACCACCGCGGCCTCGGTGGCCTCCGAGCAGCAAGCCGGGTGGACGAGGACGCTGCGGATGACGCCGCTGACACCGCTGGGATACGTGATGTCGAAGGTGACGGTGGCCCTTGCGGTCGCGGCGATGCCTTTGGTCTTGCTCTCTGCGGTCGGCCTGGCCACCGGAGCCAGCGCACCGGCAGGCCAGTGGGTGTTGTGTGTCGTGCTGGGGTGGCTGGGCTCCGGGGTGTTCGCGGCATTCGGCCTGGCAGTCGGCAGTGCGCTTCGATCGGACGGGGCGACTCAGGTGCTCGGCGGTGTGCTGACGCTGCTGGCTTTCGCCGGCAACCTTTTTGTGCCGCTCAAGGGCGCGATGCTGACGTTCTCGATGTTCACCCCGATGTTCGGCGTGAGCACGCTGGCGGGCTACCCGATGACCGGCGGCGACACCGCCTACGGCGAGCACATCTCGCTGTGGGTCTGTGTGCTGAACGTCGTGGTCTGGGCAGCTGTCTTCGGGCTCGCCGCAGTTCGCTGTTATCGGCGGAGCACTGCGCGCCGGTGA
- a CDS encoding ABC transporter ATP-binding protein, with translation MNTTALELSGLTKTFDSAAGPVRAVDGIDLRIAAGEMVAFLGPNGAGKTTTIDMMLGLSTPDSGTVSIFGQNPVTAAGGGRIAAVLQTGGLLPDFTVAETVRIVAGTFGDAAAAAEVIERAQLTGIADRKVSKCSGGEQQRLKFALALLPDPDLIVLDEPTAGMDVESRRSFWATMRADARRGRTVVFATHYLEEADAFADRIVMVANGRIVADGSVASIRAQASGRSVSALMSPSDVARTQAAFADLAEVSERGGRTILRTDESDDLARFLLTQTGARDVEIGSRNLEDAFVALTSDHDRTPERITL, from the coding sequence ATGAACACAACGGCGCTCGAACTGAGCGGATTGACAAAGACATTCGACTCGGCGGCCGGGCCTGTGCGCGCCGTGGACGGCATCGATCTCCGTATCGCGGCGGGCGAGATGGTCGCGTTTCTGGGGCCCAATGGCGCAGGTAAGACCACAACCATCGACATGATGCTGGGACTCTCGACACCCGACTCGGGAACGGTCAGCATCTTCGGCCAGAACCCGGTGACGGCCGCCGGCGGTGGACGGATTGCTGCGGTGCTGCAGACAGGCGGGTTGCTTCCCGACTTCACCGTCGCCGAGACCGTCCGCATCGTCGCGGGAACGTTCGGTGACGCTGCCGCTGCCGCGGAGGTCATCGAGCGCGCACAGCTGACCGGGATCGCGGACCGCAAGGTCTCGAAATGCTCTGGCGGCGAACAGCAACGACTCAAGTTCGCGCTGGCCCTGTTGCCCGACCCGGACCTCATCGTGCTGGACGAACCGACGGCAGGCATGGACGTGGAGTCTCGACGATCCTTCTGGGCGACGATGCGTGCTGATGCCCGTCGGGGCCGCACCGTGGTGTTCGCCACGCATTACCTCGAGGAAGCGGATGCTTTCGCCGACCGCATCGTGATGGTGGCCAACGGGCGCATAGTCGCCGACGGTTCCGTTGCGAGTATTCGCGCGCAGGCCAGTGGACGCAGCGTCTCGGCGTTGATGTCGCCGAGCGATGTCGCCCGGACGCAGGCCGCGTTCGCAGATCTCGCCGAGGTCAGCGAGCGGGGCGGACGGACCATTCTTCGCACTGACGAGTCAGATGACCTGGCGCGCTTCCTTCTCACGCAGACAGGTGCGCGCGATGTCGAAATCGGCTCGCGCAACCTCGAAGACGCATTTGTCGCACTCACCTCCGACCACGACCGGACCCCCGAAAGGATCACCCTGTGA
- a CDS encoding ABC transporter permease, which translates to MSDTVVRIGPALAVAVVLLAVVAVAVTHLGRTGHERAVAWSSMRAAVQLGLLAVVLGLLVRHIWLSAGFVVLMALVAAWTAAGRVIGRRPTVSETARLLLPVAAPSVVVVSALIVVGVLPATGLALIPSAGIMIGGAMNTTSLTGRRALDELTSRRGEVEAAMSLGLSNHQARMEICRTAASTALIPALDQTRTVGLVTIPGAFVGMVLGGASTTDAAVMQLFVLISILAVSSCAMVATTELVARGVLVARR; encoded by the coding sequence TTGTCCGACACGGTCGTCCGAATCGGGCCGGCGCTGGCCGTCGCTGTGGTGCTGCTGGCCGTCGTGGCGGTCGCGGTCACTCATCTGGGCCGCACCGGGCACGAACGCGCCGTGGCCTGGTCGTCGATGCGTGCGGCCGTTCAGCTCGGTCTGCTGGCGGTGGTGCTGGGACTACTTGTCCGCCACATCTGGTTGTCCGCAGGGTTCGTGGTGCTGATGGCTCTGGTGGCCGCCTGGACGGCGGCGGGCCGGGTGATCGGCCGTCGTCCGACGGTGTCCGAGACCGCTCGATTACTGCTGCCGGTCGCCGCACCTTCAGTTGTTGTGGTGAGCGCATTGATCGTCGTAGGCGTGTTACCCGCAACCGGTCTCGCGCTGATACCCAGCGCCGGCATCATGATCGGCGGCGCGATGAACACCACCTCGTTGACGGGTCGTCGCGCCCTCGACGAACTGACGTCGCGACGCGGTGAGGTGGAGGCCGCGATGTCGCTCGGGCTGTCGAATCATCAGGCTCGGATGGAGATTTGCCGCACCGCTGCGTCCACGGCCCTGATCCCCGCCCTCGACCAGACCCGGACGGTCGGGTTGGTCACCATTCCCGGTGCGTTCGTGGGAATGGTGCTGGGCGGCGCGTCCACCACCGACGCCGCTGTGATGCAGCTCTTCGTGCTCATCTCCATCCTGGCGGTGAGCTCGTGCGCGATGGTGGCGACCACCGAACTGGTCGCGCGGGGTGTGCTCGTGGCGCGACGGTGA
- a CDS encoding sugar phosphate isomerase/epimerase, with protein sequence MTTTAVRTSPYDLDNPYATLSLNTKTVNSWTLAEAVDGAASAGLGAVGLWRDRVQETGVAYAAKQVADAGLRVSSLCRGGFMTGVHDDGLDDNRRALDEAAELGAPELVMVMGGLPDRDLIGARTRVEDRLAQLVPYAIDRGVRIALEPLHPMFAADRAVISTLGQALSMASPHPVEAVGVVVDTFHVWWDPELYNKIRQAGKEGRISSYQVCDWLVPMEADPLLSRGMMGDGVIDFDTIGTWVRAAGYQGDVEVEIFNEKVWSTDGHQVIEDMKQRYRDLVLPPLAG encoded by the coding sequence GTGACGACCACAGCTGTACGGACATCTCCCTACGACCTCGACAATCCCTACGCGACACTGTCTCTGAACACCAAGACAGTCAACTCGTGGACTTTGGCAGAAGCTGTGGACGGGGCGGCCAGTGCCGGTCTCGGCGCAGTCGGTCTGTGGCGAGATCGGGTACAAGAGACCGGCGTCGCTTATGCGGCAAAACAAGTGGCGGATGCAGGTCTGCGAGTGTCGAGTCTGTGCAGGGGCGGATTCATGACCGGTGTGCACGATGACGGTCTCGACGACAATCGTCGCGCACTCGATGAGGCTGCCGAACTCGGGGCTCCCGAGCTGGTGATGGTGATGGGCGGTCTGCCGGACCGCGATCTCATCGGGGCACGCACGCGGGTGGAAGACCGTCTGGCGCAGCTGGTTCCCTATGCGATCGACCGTGGTGTCCGCATCGCGCTCGAGCCGCTGCATCCCATGTTTGCTGCCGATCGGGCGGTGATCTCCACCCTGGGACAGGCGTTGTCAATGGCATCACCGCACCCCGTCGAAGCCGTGGGAGTTGTTGTGGACACCTTCCACGTCTGGTGGGATCCGGAGCTGTACAACAAGATTCGGCAGGCCGGGAAAGAGGGCAGGATCAGCTCCTACCAGGTATGTGACTGGTTGGTGCCGATGGAAGCCGACCCCTTGCTCTCGCGCGGAATGATGGGTGACGGAGTCATCGATTTCGACACCATCGGAACGTGGGTGCGAGCGGCCGGCTACCAGGGCGATGTCGAAGTGGAGATCTTCAACGAGAAAGTGTGGTCAACCGACGGCCACCAGGTGATCGAGGACATGAAACAGCGGTACCGCGATCTCGTCTTGCCGCCGCTGGCCGGATGA
- a CDS encoding dihydrodipicolinate synthase family protein, which yields MTVTDAHLSIALPARGNHVLVEPGEWTKPSSPITSRKVYAAAHVIPRATADNTPGAPADIDWEATLAYRHELWSYGLGVADAMDTAQRGMGLDWAATAELIRRSGAEAATVGGMLACGAGTDQLDIDTLPSGAAGLTAVLDAYREQIAVVGESGATIIIMASRALARVARSPDDYVAVYSTLLAEVDRPVILHWLGTMFDPALEGYWGSDDLERATAVFRELIEANSSKVDGVKVSLLDAQHEIALRRALPPKVRMYTGDDFNYPELIIGDERGHSDALLGIFAGIYPAASTALQELDRGNVARAEQILQSTQELGRHIFAAPTYYYKTGIAFLSWLRGRQSGFSMVGGLASGRSVEHLTTLFVLADKAGLLTDPELAIHRMGLYLELNGVRS from the coding sequence GTGACCGTCACAGATGCGCACCTGTCCATTGCTCTGCCGGCCAGGGGCAACCATGTGCTCGTCGAACCCGGGGAATGGACGAAGCCGTCATCGCCCATCACCTCTCGCAAGGTGTACGCGGCAGCCCATGTGATCCCACGCGCGACGGCAGACAACACGCCCGGTGCACCCGCCGACATCGACTGGGAGGCCACGCTGGCCTACCGGCACGAACTGTGGTCGTACGGGCTAGGGGTCGCCGATGCAATGGACACCGCCCAACGGGGTATGGGCCTCGACTGGGCGGCGACCGCCGAGTTGATCCGACGATCGGGAGCCGAGGCGGCAACCGTCGGGGGGATGCTCGCGTGCGGCGCGGGCACCGACCAGCTCGACATCGACACTCTCCCATCGGGAGCCGCCGGTCTCACCGCAGTCCTGGACGCCTACCGCGAACAAATCGCAGTGGTCGGTGAGTCGGGCGCCACGATCATCATCATGGCGTCTCGAGCGCTGGCTCGTGTGGCACGGTCGCCCGACGACTATGTGGCCGTGTACTCCACTTTGCTGGCCGAGGTGGATCGACCGGTGATACTTCACTGGCTCGGGACAATGTTCGATCCTGCACTGGAGGGCTATTGGGGCAGCGATGACCTCGAGCGCGCGACGGCAGTGTTCCGCGAACTGATCGAGGCCAACAGCTCCAAGGTCGATGGTGTGAAGGTCTCCCTGCTCGACGCACAGCACGAGATCGCGCTTCGACGCGCGCTGCCGCCGAAAGTGCGGATGTACACCGGTGACGACTTCAACTATCCCGAGTTGATCATCGGGGATGAACGCGGCCATTCCGACGCGCTGCTCGGTATCTTCGCGGGTATCTACCCGGCGGCGTCCACGGCCCTGCAGGAGCTCGACCGCGGGAATGTCGCACGTGCGGAACAGATCTTGCAGTCCACCCAGGAACTCGGCCGCCACATTTTCGCCGCCCCCACCTACTACTACAAGACCGGAATCGCGTTCTTGTCATGGCTACGCGGCAGACAGTCGGGGTTTTCCATGGTGGGCGGGCTCGCGTCCGGCAGGAGTGTGGAGCATCTGACGACCTTGTTCGTCCTGGCCGACAAGGCGGGATTGCTCACCGACCCGGAGCTGGCAATTCATCGTATGGGTCTGTACCTCGAACTGAACGGAGTCCGATCGTGA
- a CDS encoding putative quinol monooxygenase, with the protein MSLTALLEVTFKPEALSDAKKLMTKVLADTRAFEGCEGVEVLVDSADPNHWMIVERWESEKHDAAYREFRAGPGAITELGPLLAGAPSLTKYETDTSV; encoded by the coding sequence ATGTCGTTGACCGCCCTGCTCGAAGTGACCTTCAAGCCCGAAGCCCTGTCAGACGCCAAGAAGCTCATGACAAAGGTTCTCGCCGACACGCGTGCGTTCGAGGGGTGCGAGGGCGTCGAGGTGCTGGTCGACAGTGCTGATCCGAATCACTGGATGATCGTGGAGCGTTGGGAATCGGAGAAGCACGACGCGGCCTACCGGGAGTTCCGGGCAGGTCCGGGTGCGATCACCGAGCTCGGCCCACTGCTTGCCGGCGCTCCCAGCCTGACGAAGTACGAGACCGACACCAGCGTGTAG
- a CDS encoding Gfo/Idh/MocA family protein: protein MSPSTRTLRIAMNGVTGRMGYRQHLMRSILPIRDSGGLLLADGSRVQLEPILVGRNEAKLQELCSLHGITEYSTDASAVIHDPSTDIYFDAQVTSRRAEALAAAMKAGKHIYTEKPTAETLAQAVELARIGENAGVTTGVVHDKLYLPGLVKLRRLVDEGFFGRILSLRGEFGYWVFEGDGQPAQRPSWNYRAEDGGGIVVDMFCHWNYVLENILGKVESVTARAVTHIPTRWDEDGNEYPATADDSAYGIFEMENGVVAQINSSWTVRVHRDELVEFQVDGTHGSAVAGLRNCVAQHRSHTPKPVWNPDLPVTEPFRDQWLDVPANADLDNGFKLQWEEFLRDVIAERPHRYGLLSAARGVQLAELGLRSSAEGRRLAVPEITL from the coding sequence ATGTCCCCCTCGACTCGTACCCTGCGCATCGCCATGAATGGCGTCACCGGCCGCATGGGCTACCGCCAGCACCTCATGCGATCGATACTTCCCATTCGTGACTCCGGCGGCCTGCTCCTGGCCGACGGTAGCCGTGTCCAGCTCGAACCGATCCTCGTCGGGCGCAACGAGGCAAAACTGCAGGAACTGTGTTCTCTGCACGGCATCACCGAATACAGCACCGACGCATCGGCGGTCATCCACGATCCGAGCACCGACATCTACTTCGACGCCCAGGTGACGTCGCGGCGGGCAGAGGCGCTGGCCGCTGCGATGAAGGCGGGCAAGCACATCTACACCGAGAAGCCGACCGCCGAGACGCTCGCGCAGGCTGTCGAACTCGCCCGTATCGGGGAGAACGCCGGGGTCACCACCGGTGTCGTCCACGACAAGCTCTATCTCCCAGGTCTGGTCAAACTGCGTCGCCTTGTCGATGAGGGATTCTTCGGACGGATCCTCTCTCTCCGCGGCGAGTTCGGCTACTGGGTGTTCGAGGGCGACGGTCAACCGGCGCAGCGCCCCAGTTGGAACTACCGTGCCGAAGACGGCGGCGGCATCGTCGTGGACATGTTCTGCCACTGGAACTACGTGCTCGAGAACATCCTCGGAAAAGTCGAGTCGGTGACCGCCAGAGCTGTTACCCACATCCCTACCCGTTGGGACGAAGACGGCAACGAATATCCCGCCACCGCAGACGATTCCGCGTACGGCATTTTCGAGATGGAGAACGGCGTCGTGGCACAGATCAATTCCTCGTGGACCGTGCGGGTTCATCGCGATGAACTGGTGGAGTTCCAGGTCGACGGTACCCACGGCTCAGCTGTGGCCGGACTGCGTAACTGTGTGGCCCAGCACCGGTCTCACACACCCAAACCCGTCTGGAACCCCGACCTGCCGGTGACTGAACCATTCCGGGACCAATGGCTCGACGTGCCTGCAAACGCCGACCTCGACAACGGCTTCAAACTGCAGTGGGAGGAGTTCTTACGAGACGTCATCGCCGAGCGTCCACATCGGTATGGACTGTTGTCGGCGGCCCGCGGTGTGCAACTGGCCGAACTCGGCCTGCGGAGCTCGGCCGAGGGCCGCCGTCTCGCCGTGCCGGAGATCACGCTGTGA
- a CDS encoding sensor histidine kinase: MSAISSRLTAWRDLRWAFAAVWLLFLAYPVLTVVKSNTMSTAERVYSLVLLGGFAVGYLLTCVYVLFGTSRHSDRRRAAPVAFVALAVVAAATTVTLDQEAFALAPYLMAVAALSFGIPVAVAIFVLLTGSAVVMPEIVDGWELDTGIVVMLLVVGPTVLAVRILRAREELREESEAAKRSLDEQLAIVAERERVARDVHDILGHSLTVMTVKSELAGRLMDVDPTAARAELADLHRISREALAEVRTTVGGLRSPDLATELLAADTALTATRIAADLPADATVAAPENRVLFAWVLREAITNVVRHSGATTCRVRLQPNAIDIVDDGVGLDGSLSGNGLRGLRERVQAAGGTLTLGGDHGTELRVLVP; the protein is encoded by the coding sequence TTGTCCGCCATCTCCAGCCGGCTCACCGCATGGCGTGATCTGCGCTGGGCCTTCGCCGCTGTGTGGTTGCTCTTCCTGGCCTATCCCGTTCTGACCGTGGTCAAGTCGAACACCATGAGCACGGCGGAGCGGGTCTACAGCCTGGTCCTGCTCGGCGGTTTCGCAGTCGGGTATCTCCTGACATGCGTCTACGTGCTGTTCGGGACGTCCCGGCATTCGGACCGGAGACGGGCAGCGCCGGTGGCGTTCGTCGCGCTCGCCGTGGTGGCCGCGGCGACAACGGTCACGCTCGACCAAGAGGCTTTCGCGCTGGCCCCCTATCTGATGGCCGTCGCCGCACTGTCATTCGGAATACCGGTGGCAGTGGCCATCTTCGTGCTCCTCACCGGTTCCGCGGTGGTGATGCCGGAGATCGTCGACGGCTGGGAGCTCGACACGGGCATCGTGGTGATGCTGCTGGTCGTCGGCCCGACCGTGCTCGCGGTGAGGATCTTGCGCGCCCGCGAAGAGCTGCGTGAGGAGTCCGAAGCGGCGAAACGCAGCCTCGACGAGCAATTGGCCATCGTCGCCGAGCGAGAGCGCGTTGCTCGAGACGTCCATGACATCCTCGGGCATTCACTGACGGTGATGACGGTCAAGTCCGAGCTCGCCGGCCGGTTGATGGACGTCGATCCGACCGCGGCGAGAGCCGAACTCGCCGACCTGCACCGCATTTCGCGCGAAGCCCTCGCCGAGGTCCGCACCACCGTGGGAGGCCTGCGATCGCCGGATCTGGCGACCGAACTGCTGGCCGCCGACACGGCCCTCACCGCCACCCGGATCGCTGCCGATCTACCTGCCGACGCCACCGTCGCCGCACCGGAGAACCGGGTGTTGTTCGCATGGGTACTGCGTGAGGCGATCACCAACGTCGTACGTCATTCCGGAGCGACGACCTGCCGGGTGCGCTTGCAGCCCAACGCGATCGACATCGTCGACGACGGCGTCGGGCTCGACGGCTCGCTGTCGGGCAACGGGCTCCGCGGCCTGCGTGAACGGGTCCAGGCCGCGGGCGGGACCCTGACCCTCGGCGGCGACCACGGCACCGAACTGCGAGTGTTGGTCCCATGA
- a CDS encoding PaaI family thioesterase translates to MVQFLQEHLSDDEIARLRGVFEPLAVAVRDLVDATIRTTVDEETVRTVQSQIEQATAQLRAQQIDGSYGVRITPSGLSMPWGNAVVGVRNALAPPLKIHHDREGEAWSEFHLGAAYEGPPGMVHGGVCAMVLDHILGETSSHGKRTKFTGTIEVKYLRATPLGPVRADAWIDRIEGIKTYVVGTLSDQDGVTAEARGCSSSRSGLASPVSRHIE, encoded by the coding sequence ATGGTGCAATTTCTGCAGGAACATCTGAGCGACGACGAGATCGCGCGGTTGCGCGGGGTCTTCGAGCCGCTCGCGGTGGCCGTACGAGACCTCGTGGACGCGACGATCCGTACGACGGTCGACGAGGAGACCGTACGCACGGTTCAGTCGCAGATCGAGCAGGCCACCGCCCAGCTGAGGGCCCAGCAGATAGACGGTTCCTACGGTGTTCGGATAACGCCCTCGGGATTGTCGATGCCGTGGGGGAACGCCGTCGTCGGAGTCCGCAATGCCCTGGCGCCGCCCTTGAAGATCCACCACGACCGGGAGGGCGAGGCCTGGTCTGAGTTCCACCTCGGCGCCGCATATGAGGGCCCGCCGGGAATGGTGCATGGCGGCGTGTGCGCCATGGTTCTCGACCACATACTGGGAGAGACCTCGAGCCACGGCAAGCGGACGAAGTTCACGGGCACCATCGAGGTGAAGTACCTGCGGGCGACCCCGCTGGGTCCGGTGCGTGCCGACGCCTGGATCGATCGGATCGAGGGAATCAAGACCTACGTCGTGGGCACCCTGTCCGACCAGGACGGTGTCACCGCCGAGGCACGGGGGTGTTCATCGTCCCGAAGTGGGCTCGCGAGCCCGGTGAGTAGACACATCGAGTAG
- a CDS encoding response regulator transcription factor: protein MTEIRLLLADDQALVRGALAALLDLESDLRVVAQVGRGDEVVEHARDAEVDVCLLDIEMPGADGIEAAEALRRELPHVRSLIVTTFGRPGYLRRAIEAGASGFVVKDTPAAELADAVRRVHAGLRVIDPTLATESLATGQNPLTEREQDVLRCALGGATVAVIASQVHLSQGTVRNYLSSAIGKTGAGTRAEAAQIAQRHGWL from the coding sequence ATGACCGAGATCCGGCTGCTGCTCGCGGACGATCAGGCGCTCGTGAGAGGTGCCCTGGCGGCCCTGCTCGACCTCGAATCCGACCTGCGGGTGGTCGCTCAGGTGGGGCGCGGTGACGAGGTCGTGGAACACGCACGCGACGCCGAGGTCGATGTCTGCCTGCTCGACATCGAGATGCCCGGGGCCGACGGCATCGAGGCGGCCGAAGCGCTGCGCCGCGAACTCCCGCACGTGCGCAGTCTGATCGTCACCACGTTCGGCCGACCCGGATATCTGCGCCGCGCGATCGAAGCGGGAGCTTCGGGATTTGTCGTGAAGGACACACCGGCGGCCGAACTCGCCGATGCGGTGCGGAGGGTTCACGCCGGCCTCCGCGTGATCGACCCCACCCTGGCCACCGAGAGCCTCGCCACCGGACAGAACCCGCTCACCGAGCGTGAGCAGGACGTCCTCCGCTGTGCACTCGGCGGAGCGACGGTCGCGGTCATCGCCTCCCAGGTACATCTGTCCCAGGGCACGGTCCGCAACTACCTGTCGAGCGCGATCGGCAAGACAGGAGCGGGTACGCGAGCCGAAGCCGCTCAGATCGCCCAGCGACACGGATGGTTGTAA